TGGCCGATGATAGCCGTGACGTCGGCGACCTCCGGGATCTCGGTCCCGTCGACCGTGCTGTCGGAGCCGTTCGGCACGCGGGCCGTGACCACGCCGGAGTCGTCCGAGTCGTCGGAGACTGTGTAGGTCGTGGCCGCGGAGAACGTGCCGGTCTCCGCGAACGAGACGTTCCGGACCGTGACGAGCTCGCCCTCGTAGGCCTCGCCATTCTCGGCGAGCTCGGCGAGCGTGACCACCTGCGGCTCCGGCGCGTCGGTCGTGCCGAGGACGTCGTAGCTCTCGAGGTCGCTGCCGTTGATTTGGAGGAGGCCCCGGAACTCGGACAGCGTGCCCGTCAGGCGGATCTGCGTGCCCGGCGCGACGGCGCCGCTAGCGACGGCGTCGAACAGCGGGCCCGAGGTCTGGCGGATCGCGAGGCCGCCCGTCTCGTCCTGGACGTAGAGGAACGCGCCGGCGGCGCGCGACACGACGCCCTCGATGGTCACCGACTCCCCGACGCCCGCGGCGCGGGCGTCCGCGACGGTCGCCGTCTGGGGCGCGTCGTCGACGGTGACCGTCAGGATGTTCGGGGACCCGGTCACGGCGTCGCCGCTCGTCACGGCGAGGCGGAACGTGGCCGTCTCCGGGCCCTCAACGAGGTCGTCATCGGCGAAGACGAACGTGACCTCGGCCATGTTGTCCCGTGCGCGCTGACCCGGGAACGTCGCGGACGCGACCGAGGCGCTCGCGAAGTCCGCCGTGGTGGCGGAGCTGGCCCCGCCGACGAAGCTCACGAGGACGGTGACGGGGCCCGACGGCTCGTTCTCGTTGTAGTCGAGCTCGAGGGCCACCGTGAGGGTGTCGCCCTCGCGGACCATCCGGGTCTCGTCGGCGAACGAGACCTCGACCGGATCGGGATCCGGCGGCGCCGGCGACTCGAACGTCTGGCCCGTGTTGACCGCGCCCAACGTCGCGGCCATCGGGCTGGCCCACGTGAACCCGTCATAGGTGGCGCTCGTCCCGGTCAGCTGGAGCGAGAATCCGACCGGCGTATCGCCGGCCTCGGAGACGCCGATGTCGTCGCTGGTCTCGCCGTTGGCCGGGCCGTTGGTGGCCGTGAACGACCCCTCGTAGGAGAGGAACTGGAGGACGTCCCCCTCGGTCGTGCTGAGGGCGATCCCGTCGGGCGAGCCGTTCTGGATGCCGTTGGACGGGAAGGAGTAGGTGTAGAGCGTGTAGCCGTTCTGGCTCGCACCGACCGTGAGATCGGCGCCGCTGACCGTGTTGTACGACGCGCCACCGCTGCCGTTGTAGAGCGTGATGACGACGTCCTCGACGTCGAGGATGCCGTCCGCGACGGCGATCTCGACGAACTCGCCGGTGTCACCGCCGTCGTTGTCGTAGTGGAACTCGTTGAGGAACGCACTCTGCGCGAGAGCCGACGGGGCGGCGATCAGCGCGGCGAGCGTGAAGAAGAGAGAGAAGCGAAGTCGCATCTGGGAGGGCTGGGATGGGGAAGGGAGTCCGAACGGACGTCGCGGGCGGAGGGTCCGCGGCGCTCGAAGGGAAACAATCGGATGATCTGCGAGGCCCCGTCCGCGTCGCGGAACGGCCTCCCGACGAACGTAGCCGGGCCTGCCGGGGCGGGCCAGGGGCAATCCGTCGGCACTCCTCAGAATACGTCGCGCGAGGGATCCGGTCCCCTGGCATGGCACAGGGGGCCGATCTCCAGTAAAACCAGCGGGGCACGACCCTACAGCAGCGGGGCGGAGCCCGAAGGCCCCGCCCCGCTGAGGCGTCACCGAGGTGGACGCGCTAGCGCACGATCGTGACCGTCCGGCTGACCATCACGTCCTCGCCCTGGAGCCGGAGGACGTAGACGCCCGAAGCCAGCCCGGCCGCGTCGAGGCGGACCGACCGCTCCTGCGGGCCGGCCGGGCCGTCGGCCACGACGGCGACCTGGCGGCCGAGCATGTCGAACAGGGCGACCGACACGTCGCCCGCCGTCTCCAGCGAGTACCGGACCGTCGCGCCCGTCCGGATCGGGTTCGCCACCGACAGCGTCGCCACGGGCTCCTCGACGGGCGCGTCGACGGCCGTGTCCATGTCGCGGATCGAGAGGTTGTCGATGTAGACGGGGTTGCCGACGTTCCCGGCGTACGAGAAGTGGATCGGCGCGCGGATCACGGTCTCCTGGTCGGTCACCGTGAACTCGAACGTGAACTCCTGCCACTCCGTCGTCAGCGTCTGGTCCCCGAGGCGGGCGTACTCCGAGAACGCCTGATTCCCGACCGTGAAGCTGGCGGTCCCGCCGCCGTTCTCGGACCGGGCCCAGACCGAGTACGTGTACGTCGCGCCCGGCGTCACGGCCAGGTCCGTCGCGACGGCCTCGATGTCGTACGCGTTGGCCCCCGTCGCGGCGACCGTCACGCGGAGCGACTGGTCCCCGTCCTGGGCCGCGTCGTCAACGACGGCGAACTCGGCCGGCGTCGCGACGCCCGCGGCGTTCCGGACACCCCACCCCGGGATCTCGGCCCCGGTGTAGACGCCGGGCGCGCCGTCCTCGAAGCTCCCGTTCGTCACGACGTTCTCCCCGTTGCCGCCGCCACCGCCGACCGGCGTGAGCGTGAGCGTGTCGAAGTAGTTGTACCCGTAGCAGCGCGAGATGACGAACTCGAACGCGCCGTCGTCGCCGACCGTGACCACGTCCGTCTCCGGGCTCGTGATCTCGATGTCGGTGAACGTCGCCACGCCGGCCGGCAGCGCGAAGCCGAGGCCGTCGTCGTCGCCACAGTCGACGGCGTCGCCGTAGCGGACGCCGTTGGCCGTGATCCGGTCGAAGCGGAAGCCGTCGGCGTTCCCGTCGAAGGGGGCCGCGTAGCTCAGCGTCGCCGTGTACTCGCCGGCGGGGAGGTCGTCGGCCGTCACGCGGACCGAGCCCTCCTGGGTGTAGATGAAGCCGTCGCCCGAGAACGGGCCGCTCACGTTGCCGTCGAGCTCCGTGAGGACCTGGACCTCGGCGACGTTCTCACCCTCGAGGAAGAACGAGGCGTCCTCGAGTTCGAACACGTAGCTCCCGTCGACCTCGGTGTAGGGCGTCGTGTCGTCGCCGCCGCCTCCGGGGCCGGCGAGCGAGAGGTCGTCGATGTAGACCGCGTTGCCGATGTTCACGTCGTAGCCGAACGCCAGGCCGACGTTGACCGACTCCAGTCCCTCCGGGACCGTGAACGTGATCTCATACTCCGTCCACTCCGCCGACAGCGTGGCCCCGTAGAACGGGGTCCCGAGCGCCGAGAAGTCCGACGGGTTCTGGACCGCGAACTGCATCTGGCCCCCGGCCGTCGTCGACTTCGCCCACACCGAGGCCGTGTACTCCGTCCCGGGCTCGACCTCGGGCTGGGCCACGAACTGGAAGTTGTAGGCGTTCGCCGCCCCGCCGGTGTAGTCAGCCCGGAGCGACTGGTCGCCCGTGTGGGCCTCGGTATCGACGATGGTGAACGTGCCGTTGTTGGCCTCGATGAACCCGGAGTCGAGCGTGAGCGCCGACCCAGGCTCAGGCGCCTCGAAGTCACCGAACGCGAGCAGGTTGGCACCGCCACCGCCACCGACGGAGCCCGCGTCGAGGTCCGCGACGGTATATGCCTCACCGCTCAGGCCGAAGGCGATCTTGTCGAACCACAGGCCGTCCTCACGGCCGCCGATCTGGATCGTCTGCGTGAGGTCGCCGGCCGCGACCGTGATGTAGTCGTCGGCCGGGTTGTTCGGGAAGGCGCTGGCGCGGACCCACTTCCAGACCCCCGCGCCGAGCGTGCCCGCGCCCGCGACGACGTCGCCGGGGGCGGAGAAGCCGCCGGCCGCGAGGCCGTTCACGACCACCCAGCCGGCCGCCGCCGTCGGGTCCTGCATGCCCGGCCCGCTGGCCAGGAGGAAGCTGTCGTCGTTGAACGCGCCCGCGCCGACGTAGACCCGAACGAACGCGGTGTACGTCCCGGGCGCCGGGAACGTCACGTCGTAGGACGCGACGCGGGCGGCCGTCTGCGGGATGGCCGGGTCCGGGTTGGCGCCGGCCGAGAAGTCGGTCGTGACGAACGCGTAGTCGACGTCGCCATCCGAGGCCGTATCCCACTCGGCGCCGAGGTCGCCGTCCTCGGCCTCGACGACGACGAGCGGGAAGCCGCCGGCCGGCGGCGCGTCCGAGATTGTGACCTCGATCACATTGGGGGCCTCCACGACGGCCGTGCCGCTCACCGCCGACAGGCGGAAGACGGCGGTCTCGTTGCCCTCCTCGACCCCGTCGTCGGCGACTGTGAACTCGACCACCTGGACCTCGCTGTCCCGCTCACCGTCGAACGTCACCGCCGCGATCGTCGTCTCGAAGTCGGCGACGTCGGCCGTGCCCGCGCCTCCCACGAGGCTCACGCGAACCGTGCTCGGCGAGTCGTCCGTGCGCCGGATGACGAGGGGGATCTGGACGGTGTTGCCCTCGACGACCGAGAACGCCGTGCTCTCGAACGAGATGGCCGGCGGCGGCGGGACCTCCGGCGGCACCGGCGCGAGCACGAGGTTGTCGATCCAAACCGCGCTCCCGGCGTTGTTGGGGAAGGCGAACTGGGCCCCGATGTTCAGCGACGTGCCCACGGGCGACGTCACCGGGAACGCGATCTGCTGCCAGTCGCTCGTCAGCGTCACCGAGCCGGACGAGCCGTACGAGACGTAGCCCGCGTTCGGGTCTTGGACGTTGACGTTCACGTTCGGCCCGGCCGACGCGTTCGTCCGCGCCCAGAACGAGAGGATGTACTCCTCGTTCGCCTCGAGCGCGACCTGGGGGACGAACTGCATCTGGAACGAGTTCGTCGCGCTCCCATCGTAGTTGGCACGGAGCGACTGCCCCCCCTCATATGCGACGGACCCGTCGATGACGAACGTCGAGGTGCCCGTGACCTGGCGGAAGTAGTTCGTCCCGTTGACCGTCCCGCCGCCGGGAAGCGTCCCGGGGCTGAAGGCTTCGAAGTCCCCGAGCGCGAGAACGTCGCCCTCTGTCGGCGGCGGCGGCACGGCGGCCACCAGCGACAGGGCGTCGACGTACACCGGCTCGCCCACGTTTTGCGCGAAGCCGTACTGGGTCACCACGTTGACCGTCGAGTACGACGCGTCCGAGGGGACCGTGAACGTGAACCCGAACTCCTGCCACGCCCCCGTGATCGCCGTCCCGTAGTTGACGGTGGACGGCGTGACCGGGGCGTACCCCGGTGTGAGGACTCCGAACGCGAGCCGCCCGTCCCCGTCGCCTCCGCCCGTCCGGGCCCAGACCGAGAACGTGTACTCCTCGCCGGGCGTGACCGGGATCCCCGTGCCGACGCCCTGGACGTCGTAGAAGTTGGTCGCGCCGCCGCCGTAGTTGACCCGGACCGACTGGTCGCCTTCGTACGCCACCACGTCGTCGATGGTGAACGTCGTGTTCGGGCCCTGGGTGAAGCCGGGCGAGAAGATCCCGGTCTGGGTGCCCGGGGCGGGGCCCTCGAAGTCACCGAACGTGACCAGGTTGGTCTGAGCCAACGCCGGGGTGGCGAGCAAGAAGCCCAGAATGGTCAGAACGACGGCTCGGAGTGTCTGTGTAGCGTGTCGCATGTGTGAGCGGGGGAAGGATGGGGAGCGTCCGCCAGGGCCGGGGGGAGCCCGAGGCGGGGCCACCGAATGTAGAGGCAGGATGAACCAATTGGAAGGGGTTCCATGCTGACTTGGTGATTTGATGAGTTTCCCGACTCCGCCACCTCTGGCCCCTGACCCTCTTTGCCGAGCCCCCAGGAGACTCATCCGGCGACCGCCCCCCCAGATGGCAGTCCCTGAAAAACGACGGCGGGGCGGAGCCCGAAGGCCCCGCCCCGCAGACCGGACTCGGTCGGGACGGTTAACGGAGGACGGTCACCGTCCGGGTCCGTGTGGCCCCGTCGACGTCGAGACGGAGGACGTAGACGCCCGCGGCGAGGCCGGCGGTGTCGAGCGTGGCCGTCTGCGCGCCGGCGCCGAGCGGGCCGGCGGCCAGCGTCTGGACACGGCGGCCGAGCACGTCGAAGAGCGCGAGCGTGGCCTGGCCCGGGGCGCCGGCCCCGAACTGGACCGCTGTCTGCCCGCGGACCGGGTTCTCGACGGCCAGCGTGAGCGCCGCGGCCGGGTCCGCCTCGGTCGCCACGCCGCGCGGGGTCACGTCGTCGGCGTCGAGCAGGAGGAGCTGGTACCCGTTGACCGGCGAGTCGAAGTCGAACTGGCTGACGATGCCCGTGAGATCGGCGACCTCAGGGATGTCGGTCCCGTCGACCGACGTGTCGTCGGCGTTCGGGATCCGGAGCGTGACGGTCCCGACGGCGCCCGAGCCGTCCTCGATCTGGTAGGTCGAGGCCGCCATGAACGTCCCGTCGGGGTCGGTCCCGGCGTCGGTCCCGTCGGGGTCGATGGTCACGGCCTGGACCGTGACCAGCTCGCCCTCGTAGGTCTCGCCGTCGAGCGAGATCTCGTTGAGTGTGACGACCTGCGGCTCGGGGACGTCGGTCGTCCCGAGGATCTCAAACGAGGCGAGGTCATCCCCATTGATCTGGAGGAGGTTGGCGAACTCCGAGAGCGTGCCCGTTACGCGGAGGCGCGTGCCCGGCTCGATGGCGCCGCTGGCGACGGCGTCGGAGAAGGCGCCCTCGACCTGGCGGACCGTGAGGCCGGCGGTCTCGTCCTGGAGGTAGGTAAAGTCCCCCATCGTTCGCGTGACCGTCCCCTCGACCGTGACGGTCGCGTCGACGCCCTGGGCTCGCGCGTCGGCGATCGAGCCGGACGCCATGTCCACCGCGGTGCCGATCTGGCCTCGGATCTCGCCGCTGGGGACCTCGGCCGAGTGGACGTTGACGTAGGCGAGCCCGGCCCGGATCGAGTCGGCGAACGTCGGGCGGACCGTGAACGTGTTGGCCGAGGCCTCGAACGTCCCCCCCCGCATGTCGGCGTCGACCGCCGGGGCGAGCGCCTGGACCACCGGGCCGTTCGCCCCGGCCGCGCCCGCGTGGATGTGCGACGCCGCGTAGGCGCCGGAGAGCCCGCTGAACGACCCCGTCACGGTGACCGTGGCGCCGTCGAGGCGGACGGAGCCCGAGCCCGTCGCGTCCGTGGCGACCGGAGGGACCTCGTTGTCTCCGCTCAGCGAGAACGGCAGCGTGTGCGTCTGCGTCCCCAGTTGGCCTCGGATCTCGCCGCTGGGGACCTCGGCCGAGTGGACGTTGACGTAGGCGAGCCCGGCCCGGATCGAGTCGGCGAACGTCGGGCGGACCGTGAACGTGTTGGCCGAGGCCTCGAACGTCCCCCCCCGCATGTCGGCGTCGACCGCCGGGGCGAGCGCCTGGACCACCGGGCCGTTCGCCCCGGCCGCGCCCGCGTGGATGTGCGACGCCGCGTAGGCGCCGGACAGGCCGACGAAGCGGCCGGTGACCGTGAGCGTGGTGCCGTCGAGGACGGCGGTCACGCCGCCCTTGGCGTCGGTCTCCACGGGCGGCACCTCGTTCTGGCCCCGCAGGAGCGCGTTGAAGCTCGTGGCCCCGGAGGAGCCCACGTTGGCCGCGCCCGGGGTCGCCAGCGCGGCGACGATGGTGTCGCTGCCGTCGGGCGAGCGCTGGGTGGACTCGTTGTCCTTGTCGCCGTTCTCGTCCTCGTTGTACTGGACGGTCTGGCCCAGCGCGGCGAGGAGGTCCGGGGCGTCGTCGTCGCTCGTGTCGTATACAATCGCGTCGACGAGGTCCGTGGTCGAGGGCGCCGTCCCGTTGGGGAAGTCGGCGGCCGACCCGGTGTAGAGGGCGACGGCGTCGGCGCCGTTCTGGAGCGCCCCGCTGGAGCCCGGCTCGAACGTCTGCGTCACGTTCACGACGCCGGGGTTGCCGAGGACGTAGTACGCGCCGGGGGCCAGGGTCCCCGAGAGGTCGTACGCCCCGTACGACACGGTGCCGTTGCCGTTGAAGAACACCACGACGTAGTCGTCGAGCGCGACGGCGGCAGAGCCGGCGTTGTAGAGCTCGACGAACTCGGCCGTGTCGGAGCCGGGCGTGTCCGCGTCGACCTCGTTGATGACGACTTGGGCCGAGGCGACGCCGGAGCCGGCGAGGAGGAGCGCGAGGAGCGCGCCCAGGGAGTAGCGGATGGGCATAGGATCAGAGATGAGGTGGGATCGAGAGAGCCAGAGATGCTCAGGACGGTACGAGACGCCCAGCGGGAGGGTCCGCCTCGGCCGAGTCCCCACGGAAACATGACGCGGGTCTCGGGCGAATGCCGAGGGCCAATTCTGTGCGGAGCGCGCGCCGCATCGCAACGCCGCCCGCCCGGCGCCGTTGGTCCGGGTAGCTTTCCGCCCCGCCCGAGCCCGTCCGCATGGCCCGCCAGTTCGACGTCCCCGCCTTCTACCGGAGCCCGATCGTGACGCGGGTCAAGGCGGCCCGCCGCGCGGCCGACCCGCGCAAGAAGGACCTCGCGCCGAGCGTGCTCAACTTCGGCCCGCTCCGCGTGAAGCTGGCCCGCCACTTCGGGTTCTGCTTCGGCGTCGAGAACGCCATCGAGATCGCGTACCGGGCCCTCGACGAGCACCCCGAGGCGGCCGCGGCCGGCCGGATCCACCTCCTCTCGGAGATGATCCACAACCCGCACGTCAACGAGGACCTCCAGGCCCGCGGCGTCCGGTTCCTGCGGACGACCGCCGGCGAGCAGCTCATCCCGTTCTCCGACCTCGGCCCGGACGACCTCGTCATCGTCCCGGCCTTCGGCGCGCCGACGGAGACGCTCGCCGAGCTCACCGCGCGTGGCGTCGACGTGCAGGCCTACGACACGACGTGCCCATTCGTCGTGCGCGTGTGGAAGAAGGGAGCGCAGATCGGCCAGAAGGGGTTCACGGTCGTCGTCCACGGCAAGCGCCAGCACGAGGAGACGCGGGCCACGTTCAGCCGGGCCGCCGCGGACGCGCCCGTCGTCGTGGTGCGGGACATGGAGGGGACCGAGGCCCTCGCGGCCGTCATCGAGGGCCGCGAGGGCGCCGATTTTTTCTGGGACCGCTTCGAGGGCATGACGACGGAGGGCTTCGACCCCGGCCGCGACCTCGCCCGGATCGGCGTCGTGAACCAGACGACGATGCTGGCGACCGAGACGGCGGCCATCGCCGAGCGCCTCCGCCAGGCCGTGATCACCCGCGACGGCGACGACGCGAACGTGGCCGACACGTCCGACACGCTCTGCTACGCGACGAAGGAGAACCAGGACGCGACGGACGCCCTCATCGCCTCCGGCGCCGACCTCGCGATCGTCGTCGGCGGCTACAACTCGTCGAACACGTCGCACCTCGTCGAGCTCTGCGAGGACGCTGGCCTGCCGACCTACTTCGTCAAGGACGCCGACGAACTCGTCTCCCCCGAGCTCATCCGCCACTTCGACTGGCGGACCAAGACGATGCGCGAGACGGCCGACTGGCTGCCCGAGGCGCGCCCAGTCGAGGTCTTGCTCACGGCCGGCGCCTCGTGCCCCGACGCTCTCCTCGACGCCGTCATCCAGCGGCTGCTGGGCTGGGTCGAGGGCACGCGCCCGGTCGACGACGCGCTGGAGCCGTTCGAGGCCGAGCCGGCGTAGCCCCGCCCGCCTCGGCGCCGGCGTCAAGGAACCCGATGGGCAATGGCCTCGCGCCAGCCCCTCGCCCTGAGCGGAGCGAAGGATCCGGCCGGGGCCGAGCGTGGCCGAGATCCGAGACCCTCCACCTCAGCCCCGAGGTGGAGGGAGCCGGCGGAATCGGCTGGCCCTCTATGTTGGCGGCATGCCCCGCTCGTCGCCATGCGCGGAGCCCTGTCCGTCCTCACCGGCCTCGTCGGGCTGGCCCTCTTCATGGCCCTCCTCTGGGCCGGCTGCTCGACGTTCCTCAAGAACAACGGCGCCTACGAGCGCGGCGTCGCGACGGCACGGGCCGACCCGGTCGTGGAGAAGGCGCTCGGCGCGCCGGTCCGCGAGAGCTGGTTTCTGAACGGGAGCATCGAGGGCGACGGGATGACGACGCGCGGGTCCTGGCTCGTCCGCCTGAGCGGCGAGCGGGGCGCCGGGACGCTCCGAATCGCGGGCTACAAGGCCGACGGCGACTGGCGCGTCGTGTCGATGGCCCTCGATGCCGACGACGTCCGCTACGTGTACGTGCCCGGCGTGGGCTTCCGGGCGCCCGCCGAGGGCTCTGCTGTCGAGGGACCGCCCGACATCCTCGGCCACTGAGTCCGATCCGCTCCACGCGGAGCCGTGCGGCGTCACGGGCGTACGCGCTCCACACGACTCCACTCCCCTCTCCCCTCGAATGGACGCCCCCCTCCAGTACGCCAAGGACCACGCCGACCGCTTCGTCGAAGAGCTCAAGGCCTGGCTCCGGATCCCTTCCATCTCGACCGACCCGACGTACGCCACGCAGACCCGGAGCGCGGCCGAGTGGCTCGCCGACAACCTCCGCGACGCGGGCATGGGAGACGTCGAGGTCATGGAGACCGACGGCCACCCCGTCGTCTACGCCGAGCACCACGTCTCGGACGACGCGCCGACGGTCCTCGTCTACGGCCACTACGACGTCCAGCCGCCGGACCCGCTCGAGCTGTGGGACAACGACCCGTTCGAGCCCGTCGAGAAAGACGGCGACCTCGTCGCGCGCGGCTCGGCCGACGACAAGGGCCAGGCGTTCATGCACGTCAAGGCCGCCGAGTCGTGGCTCGCTACGGACCAGCCGCCCGTGAACCTCAAGTTCGTCATCGAGGGCGAGGAGGAGAACGGGAGCGTCCACCTCCCGGGCTTCTTGGAGGAGCACAAGGACAAGCTGGCGGCCGACGTCTGCCTCGTGAGCGACACGGCCCTCTTCGCGCCGGGCGTCCCGTCGATCGCCTACGGCCTCCGCGGCCTCGCCTACGTCGAGGTCACGCTGACGGGCCCCAAGAAGGACCTCCACTCGGGCGTCTACGGCGGCGGCGTCGAGAACCCGATCAACGCGCTCGCGGCCATGATCGCGGCCCTCCACGACGACGACCACCGCGTGACCGTCGAGGGGTTCTACGACGACGTCGTGGCGCTGAGCGACGACGAGCGCGAGGCGTACCGGGACCTACCGTTCGATGAGGCGGCCTGGAAGGACGAGGCCGGCGTGTCCGAGACGAAGACCGAGGCGGGCTACTCCGTCCTTGAGGGGACCACGGGCCGGCCGACGCTCGACTGCAACGGGATCTGGGGCGGCTACACCGGCGAGGGCGCCAAGACGGTCCTCCCGTCGAAGGCCAGCGCCAAGATCTCGTGCCGCCTCGTCCCGAACCAGACGCCGGGCGACATCACGGAGAAGCTGCGGACGCACTTCGAGGCCCACGTTCCGGACACGATGTCGCTCACGTTCCGCGACCTCCACGGGGGCCACGGCGTGCTCGTCGACCGCGAGGCGCCGGCCATGCAGGCGGCCTCGGAGGCCCTTGAGGCCGTGTTCGGGCAGACGCCGTACTTCACGCGCGAGGGCGGCTCGATCCCCGTCGTCGCCGACTTCAAGCGGATCCTCGGGCTCGACACGGTGCTGATGGGCTTCGGCCTCGACTCGGACTCGATCCACTCGCCGAACGAGCGGTTCGGGCTCGACCGGTTCCACCAGGGGATCGAGGCGTCGGTCCGGTTCATGGACGCCTACGCCCGCCAGAAGGAGGCGGCCTAGGTGCGCGCGCCGCTCGCCGCGCTGGCGGTCGCCCTCGCCGCGTGCGGGGGCGCCCCGGCTCCCGAAGCGGCCCTCCCTCCGCCCCCCGCGCTCCCCGTCGGCCTCGGCGAGCGCCTAGCCGAGGCGGGCCTCGTCGCCGAGCCCCTCGACGGCGCCGACGGCTACGGCCTCGCCGAGGTCCGGTCGGACTCCGGCTCGTTCCTGGGCCAGTGGATCGACCTGCGCCGCGTCGAGGTGCGGCAGGTGATGGGCGAGGTCGAGCCCGGCTCCGACGAGCCGTCGGCGTTCCACCCGGAGGCACCGAGCCCCCAGTTCGCGCTGGTCGACCCGGCGGCCGTGGTCGCCGAGGCGGAGGGAGACGGGGCGTTCGCCGTGCTGAATGGGGCGTTCTTCGAGACGCCCGGCGTCCCGACGTCGCAGCTGGCGTTCCCCGTCGCCCTCGGCGGCGTGGCGGTCACGGGTGGAAGCAGTCCCTACGGGCCCGGGAGGCCCGGCGCGGAGGGGGAGCGATGGGCCCGACCGCTCCGCGCGCTCGGCCTCGACACGCTCGCCAACGTCGCCGACTACGACCCAGCGACGGGCGCCCCGCTCGGGGCACCCGGGTTCGCCGACGCCGTCGTGAGCTATGCGCCCGAGGCCCACCCGGCGCGGATCGCCACGCGCTTCCACGTCCTCGGCCCGCTCGACGCCGACGGCGACGGTGCGGCCGAGACCCTCGTCATCGTCACCAGCGATGGGCGGACGCGGATCGGCGCGGCGGCCTCGGTCCTCGCCCGCCTCGGCGTCGACGCGGGCCGGATGCTGGCGCTCGACGGCGGCGCCTCGGTCCTCGTCCGGAACCGGCGCGCGGGCACGCTCCACGAACCAACGTCGGCCGGCGGGCGCTCGCCGCAGTGGCTGCCGCACTACCTCGTCGTCGCGCCCCGATAGGCAACCCGGGCGGTGAAGAGCAGATGCGCCGGCCCCCGGCGACGAACGTTAGGGAAGAGGTGGCGTTGGAGGGGCCCTTTCCCCCTGGCCCCTCCCACCATGCGCGCCCTCCCGCTGCTCCTCGCCTTCGGCTTTGCCTTCGCCGCCTGCCAGCTCGACGGCGGCGAGACGGAGCCCACGACCGACCCCGACCCGGCGCCGGCCCCCGACACCACGTCCGCCTCGGGGCGGATCTCGACCACCGGCGGCCTCGGCCTCCCG
This sequence is a window from Rubrivirga marina. Protein-coding genes within it:
- a CDS encoding dipeptidase, with the protein product MDAPLQYAKDHADRFVEELKAWLRIPSISTDPTYATQTRSAAEWLADNLRDAGMGDVEVMETDGHPVVYAEHHVSDDAPTVLVYGHYDVQPPDPLELWDNDPFEPVEKDGDLVARGSADDKGQAFMHVKAAESWLATDQPPVNLKFVIEGEEENGSVHLPGFLEEHKDKLAADVCLVSDTALFAPGVPSIAYGLRGLAYVEVTLTGPKKDLHSGVYGGGVENPINALAAMIAALHDDDHRVTVEGFYDDVVALSDDEREAYRDLPFDEAAWKDEAGVSETKTEAGYSVLEGTTGRPTLDCNGIWGGYTGEGAKTVLPSKASAKISCRLVPNQTPGDITEKLRTHFEAHVPDTMSLTFRDLHGGHGVLVDREAPAMQAASEALEAVFGQTPYFTREGGSIPVVADFKRILGLDTVLMGFGLDSDSIHSPNERFGLDRFHQGIEASVRFMDAYARQKEAA